A genomic segment from Nitratiruptor sp. YY08-10 encodes:
- a CDS encoding P-loop NTPase fold protein: MDKNQRESQVKFLDDIPFTKDELKLHENIAKTIKEILNLTKDKNKKTIGLFGSWGSGKSTIIEILKNDIGENKVFIFDSWFHKGDFLKRAFLLELARKLKVEKKEYKEKNEDSKLTISKALTRKVIEKFVEPKIEIDFITKTFSLVITIIYIIFIY, encoded by the coding sequence TTGGATAAAAATCAACGGGAATCACAAGTTAAATTTTTGGATGATATTCCATTTACAAAAGATGAATTAAAACTGCATGAAAATATAGCTAAAACGATAAAGGAAATTTTAAATTTAACTAAAGATAAAAATAAAAAAACTATAGGACTTTTTGGGTCATGGGGTTCTGGTAAATCGACAATTATAGAAATTTTAAAAAATGATATTGGAGAAAATAAAGTTTTTATATTTGATTCATGGTTCCATAAAGGAGATTTCCTAAAAAGAGCTTTTCTATTAGAGTTGGCAAGAAAATTAAAAGTCGAGAAAAAAGAATATAAAGAGAAAAATGAGGATTCTAAATTAACTATCTCAAAAGCATTAACAAGAAAGGTTATCGAAAAATTTGTAGAGCCAAAGATAGAAATTGACTTTATCACAAAAACTTTTTCATTAGTAATAACTATTATCTATATTATTTTTATCTATTGA
- a CDS encoding P-loop NTPase fold protein: MFGFSYYVLTPFINFYFLKKADITESHTTKEDLEFTNYDYENYLKYILEKAQIEEKKPFIIVFDNLDRVDNDTVLNTLSLIQLTNEILEKSKFKKIYFIIPIDMERLEKTVKTIITGNNDDEEKKFAKDFLVKIFPYKVNVPDIKHSNWRKFFVNKIKEAFGSIIKEEDVFFIRRVFEKSISKSQEKNLTPREIKNFINSLVENYLYWENS, from the coding sequence ATGTTTGGTTTTTCTTACTATGTTTTAACTCCTTTTATTAATTTTTATTTTTTAAAAAAAGCAGATATTACTGAATCCCATACAACAAAAGAAGATTTAGAGTTTACAAATTATGATTATGAAAATTATCTAAAATATATATTGGAAAAAGCACAGATAGAAGAAAAAAAGCCATTTATTATAGTTTTTGACAATTTAGATAGAGTAGACAATGACACAGTTTTAAATACCTTATCTTTAATTCAATTGACAAATGAAATTTTAGAAAAAAGCAAGTTCAAAAAAATATATTTTATAATTCCTATTGATATGGAACGACTTGAAAAAACTGTAAAAACTATAATAACTGGTAACAATGATGATGAAGAAAAAAAATTTGCAAAAGATTTCTTAGTGAAAATTTTCCCTTATAAAGTAAATGTTCCAGATATTAAGCATTCAAATTGGAGAAAATTCTTTGTTAATAAGATTAAAGAAGCTTTTGGCTCTATTATAAAAGAAGAAGATGTATTCTTTATAAGAAGAGTTTTTGAAAAAAGTATAAGTAAATCTCAAGAAAAAAATTTAACACCAAGAGAAATAAAAAACTTTATAAACAGCTTAGTTGAGAACTATTTATATTGGGAAAACTCTTAA
- the purL gene encoding phosphoribosylformylglycinamidine synthase subunit PurL: protein MENIEEILKAHKLTTEDYEHIKKILGREPNLVEIGIFSAMWSEHCSYKSSKKYLKGFPTEAPWVIQGPGENAGVIDIGEGMAAVFKMESHNHPSFIEPYQGAATGVGGILRDVFTMGARPVANLNALRFGDVKRDDEVGAHQRYLVRGVVAGIGGYGNCVGVPTIGGEVSFDECYNGNILVNAFSLGICKKDEIFYGRAEGVGNPVIYVGSKTGRDGLGGAVMSSDSFTEETKKLRPTVQVGDPFTEKLLLEACLELFKTDYVVGIQDMGAAGLTSSSFEMAGRAGSGMKMYLDKVPMREEGMTPYELMLSESQERMLICAKKGTEEKVLEIFRKWDLDAEIIGEVTDTGVMELYWHGEKVAEVPVAPVSEEAPELDRPTKRPEYLEYIKETSIDTVPHVNDQEAFEKLLGSLEVVNKAWVYEQYDSMVQTNTVKHPGTLDASVIRVKENGKAIAMSSKCNPRYCYIDPKGGAAAAVMAAGRNVAMSGARPLAITDCLNYGNPENPEVMWQFAQGTEGIKEACRALNTPVVSGNVSLYNETNGVSVYPTPTIAMVGLNEDANKVLPSYFQAENDIVYIIGDTEKEFGGSLYLKELFGKVAGELPKIDYEKELKLWNFVIEANNRGLLKAAKDVGVGGIAIALAKMAAIGDKGFLGNFCFEDSREIFSETFSRALVEIDPKNMHALEELANEIGIHAIPLGTIGGNRFQLCDIDMDMEKLKDIYFNTFKKEIERDL from the coding sequence ATGGAAAATATTGAGGAGATTCTCAAGGCACATAAATTGACCACAGAGGACTATGAACATATAAAAAAAATTTTAGGGCGTGAGCCAAATTTAGTTGAAATTGGAATTTTCAGTGCTATGTGGAGTGAGCACTGTTCATATAAATCCTCTAAAAAATATCTCAAAGGCTTTCCTACTGAAGCTCCATGGGTGATTCAAGGTCCCGGAGAAAATGCGGGTGTTATCGATATAGGTGAGGGAATGGCAGCCGTTTTTAAAATGGAAAGCCACAACCATCCAAGTTTTATCGAGCCATATCAAGGAGCAGCAACAGGAGTTGGTGGAATTTTACGAGATGTTTTTACTATGGGTGCGCGTCCGGTAGCAAATCTCAATGCCCTTCGATTTGGGGATGTAAAAAGAGATGATGAAGTTGGAGCACATCAGCGCTATTTGGTTCGAGGGGTGGTTGCCGGAATTGGCGGATACGGCAATTGTGTGGGAGTTCCGACAATCGGTGGTGAAGTGAGTTTTGATGAGTGCTACAACGGCAACATTTTAGTCAATGCATTTAGTCTTGGAATTTGTAAAAAAGATGAAATTTTTTACGGAAGAGCTGAAGGAGTAGGCAATCCGGTTATTTATGTTGGAAGCAAAACCGGACGAGACGGTCTTGGCGGGGCTGTAATGAGTAGTGATAGCTTCACAGAAGAGACCAAAAAGTTAAGACCTACTGTGCAAGTGGGTGACCCGTTTACGGAAAAACTCCTTTTGGAAGCTTGCTTGGAGCTTTTTAAAACAGACTATGTTGTCGGTATCCAGGATATGGGTGCAGCTGGACTTACTTCAAGTAGCTTTGAGATGGCAGGTCGTGCTGGAAGCGGAATGAAGATGTATCTTGATAAAGTTCCAATGCGAGAAGAGGGGATGACACCATATGAGTTGATGCTCTCTGAATCGCAAGAGCGAATGCTGATATGCGCAAAAAAAGGTACAGAAGAGAAAGTCCTGGAAATTTTTAGAAAATGGGATCTTGATGCTGAAATTATCGGTGAAGTGACCGATACCGGAGTAATGGAACTTTATTGGCACGGTGAGAAGGTTGCAGAAGTGCCGGTAGCACCTGTGAGCGAAGAAGCACCTGAACTTGATCGTCCTACAAAAAGGCCAGAATATCTTGAGTATATAAAAGAGACAAGTATCGATACTGTACCGCATGTAAACGATCAAGAAGCGTTTGAAAAGCTTTTGGGAAGCCTTGAAGTAGTCAACAAAGCTTGGGTGTATGAACAGTATGACTCTATGGTTCAGACCAATACCGTAAAGCATCCAGGAACCCTCGATGCAAGCGTGATCCGTGTCAAAGAGAATGGCAAAGCCATAGCTATGAGCAGCAAATGCAATCCAAGATACTGCTATATCGATCCAAAAGGCGGGGCTGCGGCTGCGGTGATGGCGGCTGGGCGCAATGTGGCGATGAGTGGGGCTAGACCTTTGGCTATTACGGACTGCCTCAACTACGGAAATCCAGAAAATCCTGAAGTGATGTGGCAGTTTGCCCAAGGAACAGAAGGAATCAAAGAGGCATGCCGCGCACTGAATACCCCAGTTGTCAGTGGAAACGTATCATTGTACAACGAAACAAACGGTGTAAGTGTCTATCCTACACCAACAATTGCTATGGTAGGACTCAATGAGGATGCAAACAAGGTTTTGCCATCCTATTTTCAAGCAGAAAATGATATCGTCTATATCATAGGAGATACCGAAAAAGAGTTTGGAGGAAGTCTCTATCTTAAAGAGCTATTTGGGAAAGTTGCAGGTGAGCTTCCAAAAATCGATTATGAAAAAGAGCTTAAACTTTGGAATTTTGTCATAGAGGCAAATAATCGAGGACTCCTTAAAGCTGCCAAAGATGTAGGGGTAGGGGGTATTGCAATAGCATTAGCTAAAATGGCTGCAATTGGAGACAAAGGATTTTTGGGCAATTTTTGCTTTGAAGACAGCAGAGAAATTTTCAGTGAAACATTTAGTAGGGCACTTGTTGAGATTGATCCAAAAAATATGCATGCACTTGAAGAGTTGGCAAATGAGATTGGTATCCATGCGATACCACTTGGAACTATCGGTGGCAATAGATTCCAGCTTTGTGATATCGATATGGATATGGAGAAACTTAAGGATATTTATTTTAATACTTTCAAGAAAGAGATAGAAAGGGATCTATAG
- the htpX gene encoding protease HtpX: MGIILFLLMNLAVMASIYLTIFLLELFFGIRLDHNTVSGLLILSFIVGFSGALISLFLSKWMAKMHMGVQVIEHPSNSTEEWLVKTVYKLADEAGIGRPEVGIFNGPPNAFATGWDRNNALVAVSTSLLEMMSPEEVEGVLAHEISHVKHGDMITMTLLQGVLNTFVFFFSRLLANILAPKDEEGNPSPMAYMAISFALEIALTIFASMLAMWFSRYREYKADEGAVKLDGPRGIYYALAKLGQIPKEQVALPSDMKAFGIVGFLDLFASHPPIEKRLAHIKEVAREMGYSL, translated from the coding sequence ATGGGTATTATCCTTTTTTTGTTAATGAACCTAGCCGTTATGGCTTCGATCTATCTTACCATTTTTCTACTCGAGCTTTTTTTTGGGATTAGACTTGATCACAATACAGTTTCTGGACTTTTGATACTCTCTTTCATTGTAGGGTTCAGTGGTGCGCTTATTTCTCTCTTTTTGTCTAAATGGATGGCAAAAATGCATATGGGAGTGCAAGTAATAGAGCATCCAAGCAATTCAACTGAAGAGTGGCTTGTAAAGACTGTTTACAAGCTTGCAGATGAAGCCGGTATAGGCAGACCAGAAGTTGGAATTTTCAATGGTCCTCCTAACGCTTTTGCCACTGGATGGGATAGAAACAATGCACTTGTTGCCGTTTCGACCTCTTTGCTTGAGATGATGAGTCCAGAAGAAGTAGAAGGGGTATTGGCTCATGAAATCAGTCACGTTAAACATGGAGATATGATTACGATGACTTTATTGCAAGGTGTACTCAATACCTTTGTGTTTTTCTTTTCAAGACTTCTAGCGAATATCCTTGCTCCAAAAGATGAGGAGGGCAATCCTTCCCCAATGGCCTATATGGCAATCAGTTTTGCTTTAGAGATAGCTTTGACCATATTTGCATCAATGTTAGCAATGTGGTTTAGCCGATATAGAGAGTATAAAGCAGATGAAGGAGCAGTAAAACTCGATGGTCCAAGAGGTATCTACTATGCTTTGGCAAAACTAGGACAGATTCCAAAAGAGCAGGTTGCACTTCCTAGCGATATGAAAGCCTTTGGAATTGTAGGGTTTTTGGATCTTTTTGCTTCGCATCCACCGATCGAAAAACGACTTGCTCATATCAAAGAGGTAGCTCGGGAAATGGGTTATAGCCTTTAA
- a CDS encoding aspartoacylase, which translates to MKVTISGGVHGNELTGVYIVKKLMHDDFQVKNLQLDFLLANPKAIKECRRYIDKDLNRSFSKEALQSDEPIYEYERAKVITQKLQDCDFLIDLHTTTANMGITIVLSNQDSLSENVAKILASEYENVRILQWLSNDEGAFINSVVPSSITIEVGPVCQGVLDANLYFQTLKVIKRVVDILQKEEIFHEKVQAFRIYDTFDFPRKDGDLHGMIHPELVGKDYQLIHPGDPIFLTFDEQEIFYKGQEGYPVFINEAAYYEKGIAFCLSDAVLL; encoded by the coding sequence ATGAAAGTGACGATCAGTGGTGGTGTCCATGGCAATGAGCTTACAGGGGTTTATATTGTTAAAAAACTAATGCATGATGACTTTCAAGTTAAAAATCTTCAACTCGATTTTCTCCTAGCCAATCCAAAAGCTATAAAAGAGTGTAGACGTTACATTGACAAAGACCTCAATCGATCTTTTAGCAAGGAAGCTTTGCAAAGCGATGAGCCAATATATGAGTATGAACGGGCAAAAGTGATTACTCAAAAATTACAAGATTGTGATTTTTTGATAGATCTGCATACCACAACAGCCAATATGGGTATTACTATCGTACTTAGCAACCAGGACAGCTTGAGTGAAAATGTGGCTAAAATCTTGGCAAGTGAATATGAGAATGTCCGAATATTGCAATGGCTCAGTAACGATGAAGGTGCTTTTATCAACTCTGTCGTTCCATCTTCCATTACGATCGAGGTAGGGCCTGTGTGTCAGGGAGTTTTGGATGCGAATCTCTATTTTCAAACATTGAAAGTTATAAAAAGGGTAGTGGACATTTTGCAGAAAGAGGAAATATTCCATGAAAAAGTTCAAGCTTTTCGTATCTATGATACCTTTGATTTTCCAAGAAAAGATGGGGATTTACATGGCATGATTCATCCGGAGCTTGTAGGCAAAGACTATCAGCTGATCCATCCCGGAGACCCAATTTTTCTGACCTTTGATGAACAAGAAATTTTTTATAAAGGACAAGAAGGGTATCCTGTATTTATCAATGAAGCGGCCTATTATGAAAAAGGCATAGCATTTTGTTTGAGTGATGCGGTTCTTCTTTAG
- the metE gene encoding 5-methyltetrahydropteroyltriglutamate--homocysteine S-methyltransferase: MTYVTGFPRIGEKRELKFALEKYWNKEISLDELQNVAKMLRKRHWSYQKEAGIEFISSNDFSFYDQMIDTIVMVGAEPEEYKDLNGLDRYFAMARGDKNHKALAMTKWFNTNYHYFVPILHKDQNFSLNLDKVISEYQEAKNLGIETKVNLIGPVTFLALSRTSDGSNSLDLLDRLLPIYQEALNRFEKIGAKNVQLDEPALVRDPDEKMLNALQKSYETLKADNLELFVVTYFEHANEAVQILVDTSIDGIGLDFVHGPKNIESVEKIAKSGKKLIAGVVDGRNIWVSDIEKKVEFLDSLPIEKDQLIVSTSCSLLHVPYTLEYEEKLDSNIKTWLAFAKEKLNELRIIDKLYRGKELGDDEALLEANKKANATRKSSTQIHNKDVQSRLANLTKEDCERSLPATKRLQLQHEILKYPILPTTTIGSFPQTKEVRAIRKAYKDGVMSEEEYKEKIKEQIRYCVKVQEDIGLDVLVHGEFERNDMVEYFGEFLEGVTFSQNGWVQSYGSRCVKPPIIFGDVSRPKPMTVEWITYAQSLTDKPMKGMLTGPVTMLNWSFVRDDLKRESVYKQMALAIADEVKDLQEAGIKIIQVDEAAFKEGYPLRDENKNEYERVAVESFKIATAVAKPETQIHTHMCYSDFNDIMPTIDAMDADVISIETARNGNRLLEAFKNYNYQKEVGAGVYDIHSPRIPSKEELIKEIEQRMQVFPASKLWINPDCGLKTRKWEEVIPALTNMVEATKEVRKRIVKL; encoded by the coding sequence ATGACATATGTAACAGGATTTCCAAGAATTGGCGAAAAAAGAGAGCTAAAGTTTGCTTTGGAAAAGTATTGGAATAAAGAGATTTCATTGGATGAGTTGCAAAATGTTGCCAAAATGCTTAGAAAACGGCACTGGAGTTATCAGAAAGAGGCGGGAATTGAATTTATCAGCTCAAACGATTTTAGTTTTTATGATCAGATGATTGATACGATCGTTATGGTTGGGGCAGAACCTGAAGAGTACAAAGATTTAAATGGGTTGGATCGCTATTTTGCGATGGCTCGAGGTGACAAAAATCATAAAGCACTTGCAATGACGAAATGGTTCAATACAAACTACCACTATTTTGTGCCGATTCTCCATAAAGATCAAAATTTTTCTTTGAATCTAGACAAAGTCATAAGCGAATATCAAGAGGCTAAAAATTTGGGAATAGAGACAAAGGTTAACCTGATAGGACCGGTGACATTCTTGGCACTTTCTAGAACCAGTGATGGTTCCAATTCACTTGATCTTTTGGATAGGCTCCTGCCAATCTATCAAGAGGCGTTAAATCGATTTGAAAAGATTGGTGCTAAAAACGTTCAACTCGATGAACCGGCATTGGTAAGAGATCCTGATGAAAAAATGCTCAATGCATTACAAAAATCGTATGAAACCTTAAAGGCAGATAACCTCGAACTTTTTGTCGTGACCTATTTTGAGCATGCAAATGAAGCTGTCCAAATACTCGTTGATACCTCCATTGATGGAATTGGTCTCGATTTTGTACATGGTCCTAAAAATATCGAATCTGTTGAAAAAATCGCAAAAAGTGGAAAAAAACTCATTGCCGGTGTAGTTGATGGCAGAAACATCTGGGTGAGTGATATAGAGAAAAAAGTAGAGTTTTTGGATTCGCTGCCAATTGAGAAAGATCAATTGATTGTTTCTACTAGTTGTTCACTATTACATGTTCCATATACTTTGGAATATGAAGAAAAATTGGACAGTAATATAAAAACATGGCTTGCTTTTGCAAAAGAGAAACTCAATGAACTTAGAATCATTGATAAGCTTTATAGAGGCAAAGAGCTTGGAGATGATGAAGCGCTTTTGGAAGCCAATAAAAAAGCAAATGCAACAAGAAAAAGCTCTACTCAGATTCACAACAAGGATGTTCAAAGTAGACTCGCAAATTTGACAAAAGAGGATTGTGAGCGATCACTGCCTGCAACAAAGAGACTCCAGCTTCAGCATGAAATCTTGAAATATCCGATCTTGCCGACTACGACAATCGGAAGTTTTCCACAAACGAAAGAGGTTAGAGCCATCAGAAAAGCTTACAAAGATGGTGTGATGAGTGAAGAGGAGTACAAAGAGAAGATCAAAGAGCAGATTCGCTATTGCGTCAAAGTGCAAGAAGATATCGGTCTTGATGTTTTGGTGCATGGCGAGTTTGAGAGAAACGATATGGTGGAGTATTTCGGAGAATTTCTTGAAGGGGTGACATTCAGCCAAAATGGATGGGTGCAAAGCTATGGAAGCAGATGCGTCAAACCTCCTATCATTTTCGGGGATGTTAGCAGACCAAAACCGATGACAGTAGAGTGGATTACCTATGCACAAAGTCTCACGGACAAACCGATGAAAGGGATGTTAACCGGTCCTGTGACGATGCTCAACTGGAGTTTTGTACGAGATGATCTTAAAAGGGAGTCGGTCTATAAGCAGATGGCGTTGGCGATTGCCGATGAAGTGAAAGATTTGCAAGAAGCTGGTATTAAGATTATCCAAGTAGATGAAGCGGCTTTCAAAGAGGGGTATCCTTTACGCGATGAAAACAAAAACGAGTATGAAAGAGTTGCTGTTGAGAGTTTTAAAATCGCAACCGCCGTGGCTAAACCCGAAACACAAATCCACACCCATATGTGTTACAGCGACTTTAACGATATCATGCCGACAATTGATGCGATGGATGCAGATGTGATTTCCATCGAGACAGCACGAAACGGAAATAGACTCTTGGAGGCTTTTAAAAACTACAACTACCAAAAAGAGGTTGGTGCGGGCGTTTACGATATTCACTCTCCGAGAATTCCGAGTAAAGAGGAACTTATTAAAGAGATTGAACAAAGAATGCAGGTTTTCCCAGCCAGCAAACTTTGGATCAATCCGGACTGCGGGCTTAAAACCAGAAAATGGGAAGAGGTGATTCCGGCTTTGACAAATATGGTAGAAGCAACGAAAGAGGTGCGAAAACGTATCGTTAAGCTATAA
- the ruvX gene encoding Holliday junction resolvase RuvX, which produces MANRVAAIDVGLKRIGTAICLDGKIVLPQNPILRKNRNQAARDVSTFLREWNVDTLIVGIPDGSSKEEMQRRIRHFVSLLDFNGNIEYIDEGFTSHEAKEATKGVIKHKKDGKIDSIAAQKILERWLLGR; this is translated from the coding sequence TTGGCAAATAGAGTTGCAGCGATCGATGTGGGTTTAAAGCGAATAGGTACCGCTATCTGTCTCGATGGCAAAATCGTATTGCCCCAAAATCCAATTTTACGTAAAAACAGAAACCAGGCAGCCCGTGATGTGAGCACTTTTTTACGAGAGTGGAACGTCGATACGCTGATTGTCGGCATACCCGATGGCAGCTCAAAAGAGGAGATGCAAAGACGAATACGTCATTTTGTCTCTTTATTGGATTTTAACGGCAATATCGAGTATATCGATGAAGGGTTCACTTCGCATGAAGCAAAAGAGGCAACAAAAGGTGTCATAAAGCACAAAAAAGACGGCAAGATTGATTCCATTGCCGCACAAAAAATCCTTGAGAGGTGGCTGCTTGGTCGCTAA
- the mnmE gene encoding tRNA uridine-5-carboxymethylaminomethyl(34) synthesis GTPase MnmE — MVNSSTIAAIATAHGVGSIAIVRLSGPEALSIAQKLSKRKSIQTRRAHLVTLYDEHDEPIDQAILIYFQAPKSFTGEDVIEFQCHGGIVVANMILQEVLKSGARLANPGEFSKRAFLNGKIDLSEAEAIAKMIEAKSEDAAKILAKQIKGELKNYIENLREKLIRILAYVEVNIDYAEEDLPHDLQKQIEQQLNDIQKELQKIVASSKRRAGLIEGFKIAIIGKPNTGKSSLLNALLDYERAIVSDIAGTTRDTIEESVRIGTHLVRFVDTAGIREAHDAIEKIGIERSIQAIEESDIVIAMFDASKPLDAEDRKIIELIQKYQGQKEFIVVANKVDQGKAIDLADFDALYMSVKKDITPLTQKLQTLLDSFANTQEIMLVTNRQIEAVTAALDNIIQAQTPLQMGELEIFAFHINKAIEAIGSITRPMQSSELLDKMFGEFCLGK, encoded by the coding sequence ATCGTAAATAGTTCAACCATTGCAGCCATCGCTACTGCTCACGGCGTTGGCTCTATCGCTATTGTACGCCTCAGTGGTCCAGAAGCTCTGAGTATTGCTCAAAAACTCTCCAAAAGAAAGAGTATCCAAACAAGAAGAGCCCATCTCGTAACACTTTATGATGAACATGATGAACCGATTGATCAAGCCATTTTGATCTATTTTCAAGCTCCAAAAAGCTTTACGGGAGAAGACGTCATCGAATTTCAATGTCATGGCGGGATTGTGGTTGCGAATATGATTTTGCAAGAGGTACTCAAATCTGGTGCCAGACTCGCAAATCCGGGAGAATTTAGCAAACGGGCTTTTTTAAATGGTAAGATAGATTTAAGTGAAGCTGAAGCAATTGCGAAAATGATTGAGGCTAAAAGCGAAGATGCCGCCAAAATTTTGGCAAAACAGATAAAAGGGGAGCTTAAAAACTATATAGAAAATCTGCGAGAAAAACTGATTCGAATCTTAGCCTATGTAGAGGTCAATATCGACTATGCAGAAGAGGATCTTCCCCATGATCTACAAAAGCAGATAGAACAGCAGCTGAACGATATCCAAAAAGAGCTCCAAAAAATCGTTGCATCAAGTAAGCGCAGAGCCGGACTGATCGAAGGATTTAAGATAGCAATAATCGGGAAACCGAATACCGGAAAAAGTTCCCTTTTGAATGCATTGCTCGACTATGAAAGAGCAATAGTCAGTGATATAGCAGGAACCACAAGAGATACTATCGAAGAGAGTGTGCGGATTGGAACGCATCTTGTGAGGTTTGTTGATACTGCCGGTATCAGAGAAGCGCACGATGCGATAGAAAAAATAGGAATTGAGCGAAGTATTCAAGCAATCGAAGAGAGTGATATCGTTATAGCGATGTTTGATGCTTCGAAGCCATTGGATGCGGAGGATCGAAAGATCATAGAATTGATTCAAAAATATCAAGGCCAAAAAGAGTTCATTGTTGTAGCAAACAAAGTAGACCAGGGCAAAGCGATAGATTTAGCAGATTTTGATGCTCTTTATATGAGTGTCAAAAAAGATATCACACCATTGACTCAAAAACTTCAGACTCTGCTTGATAGTTTCGCAAATACCCAAGAGATTATGCTTGTAACCAACAGACAGATAGAAGCTGTAACTGCTGCGTTAGACAATATTATCCAGGCACAAACGCCTTTGCAAATGGGAGAACTTGAGATATTCGCTTTTCATATCAATAAAGCGATCGAGGCGATAGGCTCCATTACCAGACCGATGCAAAGCAGTGAACTACTCGATAAGATGTTTGGGGAGTTTTGTCTTGGCAAATAG
- a CDS encoding Jag N-terminal domain-containing protein, with translation MSEQMKFEAPTLEEAYKKASEAFGKSITELDVKILQHPSKGILGIGKKNAIVLVCEKSKEPEIPAAVEKPLPQIETDTEEKEIFDNFYKEEKNINEIAKEVQKDINRLFQNACFEIDTIEVKPYDKETLLVEFNGNDAALLIGKEGYRYKALSYMLFNWINPKYGLQLRLEIAEFLKTQEEMIANYLAPIIERIKEEGKGQTKPLDGVLVQIALKQLREAFPDKYVAMRENRYGQKYVIVNEYRK, from the coding sequence ATGAGCGAACAGATGAAATTTGAAGCACCGACACTGGAAGAAGCATATAAAAAAGCTTCAGAAGCTTTTGGAAAGTCTATTACAGAACTTGATGTGAAGATTTTGCAGCATCCGTCCAAAGGGATTTTGGGTATCGGCAAGAAAAATGCCATTGTTTTGGTCTGTGAAAAATCAAAAGAGCCCGAAATTCCGGCAGCAGTAGAAAAACCGTTGCCACAAATAGAGACTGATACAGAAGAGAAAGAGATTTTTGACAATTTTTACAAAGAAGAAAAAAATATCAATGAAATCGCGAAAGAAGTACAAAAAGATATCAACAGACTCTTTCAAAATGCCTGCTTTGAAATTGACACAATTGAAGTAAAACCCTATGATAAAGAGACACTTTTGGTAGAGTTTAACGGAAATGATGCGGCACTGCTTATCGGGAAAGAGGGATATCGCTACAAAGCCCTTTCCTATATGCTTTTTAACTGGATCAATCCAAAATACGGTCTTCAGCTTCGCCTTGAAATTGCTGAGTTTCTCAAAACGCAAGAAGAGATGATTGCAAACTACCTTGCACCTATCATTGAACGTATCAAAGAAGAGGGCAAAGGACAGACAAAACCGCTCGATGGTGTTCTTGTGCAGATAGCACTCAAACAGCTTCGAGAAGCCTTCCCTGACAAATATGTTGCCATGCGAGAAAACAGATACGGACAAAAATACGTTATCGTCAATGAATATCGTAAATAG